The following are encoded in a window of Raphanus sativus cultivar WK10039 unplaced genomic scaffold, ASM80110v3 Scaffold0427, whole genome shotgun sequence genomic DNA:
- the LOC130502184 gene encoding uncharacterized protein LOC130502184, which produces MVLMVVMMMMKTQVHSRPSSLVSLLTYSPRRAIRASRDHVRAGNLKIHIPSGSSSSSLCSCGRRHLLGTASPRKPILPTHSPHAARSKDVSGTFQSQRPDWYKELFAWFLSTGMRSYEAEIAGYKRKLFNNLTAKAEKVLEIGVGTGPNLKYYASNENVCVFGMDPNQKMEKYACESARETGLKPETFRFMQGVGEAIPLDDGSVDAVVGTLVLCSVSDVTQTLDEIK; this is translated from the exons ATGGTCCTTATGGTcgttatgatgatgatgaagactcAAGTGCATTCAAGGCCTTCATCACTGGTGTCATTGCTCACATATTCCCCTCGCAGAGCAATTAGAGCTTCACGAGATCATGTTCGTGCGGGCAATCTAAAAATTCACATTCCTTCAGGTTCTTCATCATCAAGTTTATGTTCATGCGGAAGAAGACATTTACTTGGAACAGCTAGCCCAAGGAAGCCCATTCTTCCCACCCATTCTCCTCATGCTGCACGATCCAAg GATGTTTCAGGAACATTTCAGTCTCAGAGGCCAGACTGGTACAAGGAGCTTTTTGCTTGGTTCTTAAGCACAGGAATGAGATCTTATGAAGCAGAG ATCGCCGGTTACAAGAGGAAACTGTTCAATAATCTGACTGCTAAAGCAGAAAAAGTGCTGGAGATTGGTGTTGGTACAGGTCCTAATCTGAAGTACTATGCAAGTAATGAAAACGTCTGTGTTTTCGGTATGGACCCAAATCAGAAAATGGAAAAGTACGCTTGCGAATCTGCTAGAGAAACCGGACTGAAACCTGAAACCTTTAGATTCATGCAAGGA GTAGGAGAAGCTATACCATTAGATGATGGCTCTGTGGATGCAGTCGTAGGAACACTTGTTCTGTGTTCTGTCTCAGATGTTACTCAAACACTTGATG AGATCAAG
- the LOC108817176 gene encoding disease resistance protein TAO1 isoform X3, translated as MALLCPSSLPRNWIHDVFPSFHGADVRTTFLSHVLKEFKRRGIDTFIDNDIKRSKSIGPKLIEAIRGSRVAIVLLSRNYASSTWCLNELVEIAVCRREFGQTVMPIFYEVDPSDVKKQAGEFGKVFENTCNGKTEEDTMRWREALMEVATIAGEHSSNWCSEAEMIEKIAADISNVVNDSVPSNYFESLIGIGAHMERMRSLLSLECDEVRMVGIWGPAGIGKTTIARALYEKLCSNFTHTAFIESIKGGYTTHYLDNYAYMLQLQEQLLSKTLSDKDLKIGHVGVAQERLKKKKVLIVLDGVDRLVQLNAMADKPEWFGRGSRIIITTQDLKLLKAHGIDHIYKVDYPIDEEALQIFCKHAFGQNSPKDGFEELALEVTNLSGKLPLGLSIMGSYFRGMSKHEWINALPRLKSRLHDDIKSILRFSYDALCDEDKELFLYIACFFNLKSIQTLEDHLERTFLNWSHGLHILAERSLICREYGFIKMHNLLVQLGRDIVLSQSFHDPWKRQFLVDAREICQVLTYETGSESLVGMDLDLSEINKEFNISKITFKRMCNLQFLRFYRRFDDKGNCKLHSPENLKYLSPKLSLLHWDYFPATCLPSTFVTESLVELNMRNSKLNKLWEGVRHVQFHCMMSLFVWAASSKSQVDGFESFIRLERAS; from the exons ATGGCTCTTCTTTGTCCTTCGTCTTTGCCTCGCAACTGGATACACGATGTCTTTCCAAGCTTCCACGGGGCAGATGTTCGCACAACTTTTCTTAGTCACGTTCTCAAGGAGTTCAAAAGAAGAGGAATCGACACGTTCATCGATAATGATATCAAGAGGAGTAAATCTATCGGTCCTAAACTCATAGAAGCTATCAGAGGGTCGAGAGTTGCGATAGTCTTGCTCTCTAGGAACTACGCTTCTTCCACATGGTGCCTGAACGAGTTGGTGGAGATTGCTGTGTGCAGAAGAGAGTTTGGTCAAACAGTAATGCCCATTTTCTATGAAGTCGATCCATCTGATGTGAAGAAGCAGGCTGGAGAGTTCGGGAAAGTCTTTGAAAATACTTGTAACGGTAAAACAGAGGAGGACACTATGAGATGGAGAGAAGCTTTGATGGAAGTGGCTACAATAGCTGGAGAGCATTCTAGCAACTG GTGTAGTGAAGCGGAGATGATTGAAAAAATTGCTGCTGACATCTCAAACGTGGTGAATGATTCTGTTCCATCGAACTATTTTGAATCCTTAATTGGGATTGGAGCTCACATGGAAAGGATGCGGTCGTTGTTAAGCCTAGAATGTGATGAAGTGAGAATGGTAGGGATCTGGGGTCCTGCGGGAATCGGGAAGACGACCATCGCCAGAGCTTTATATGAAAAGCTTTGTAGTAACTTCACACATACTGCTTTCATTGAGAGTATAAAAGGAGGTTATACTACACATTACCTCGACAACTATGCATACATGTTGCAGTTACAGGAACAACTTTTATCCAAGACACTCAGTGATAAGGACTTGAAGATAGGTCACGTGGGTGTTGCACAAGAAAggttgaaaaaaaagaaagtgctTATCGTTCTTGATGGTGTGGATCGGTTAGTCCAACTAAATGCAATGGCAGACAAACCTGAATGGTTCGGCCGTGGAAGTCGAATTATCATTACAACGCAAGATCTAAAGCTCTTGAAAGCACATGGGATCGATCATATTTACAAGGTGGATTATCCAATTGATGAAGAGGCGCTTCAAATCTTCTGCAAGCACGCTTTTGGTCAAAACTCCCCTAAAGATGGTTTTGAGGAGCTTGCGCTGGAAGTTACAAACCTTTCTGGGAAACTCCCATTGGGATTAAGTATAATGGGCTCCTACTTCCGGGGAATGTCCAAGCATGAGTGGATCAATGCATTACCAAGGTTAAAGAGTAGGCTTCATGACGATATCAAGAGTATTTTAAGGTTTAGTTATGACGCCTTATGCGATGAAGATAAAGAATTATTTCTCTACATAGCTTGCTTTTTCAATCTTAAAAGCATTCAGACACTAGAAGATCATCTGGAGAGGACATTCTTGAACTGGAGTCATGGGCTTCACATCTTAGCTGAGAGATCTCTAATATGTCGCGAGTATGGATTTATAAAGATGCATAATCTGCTAGTACAACTAGGTAGAGATATTGTTCTTAGCCAATCTTTTCATGACCCTTGGAAACGTCAGTTTTTGGTTGATGCTAGAGAGATTTGTCAAGTTCTCACTTATGAAACA GGTAGTGAAAGTCTTGTGGGCATGGATCTTGACTTATCTGAGATCAACAAAGAATTTAATATAAGCAAAATAACCTTCAAAAGAATGTGTAATCTCCAGTTTTTAAGATTCTACAGAAGATTTGATGATAAAGGTAACTGCAAATTACACTCACCAGAAAATCTGAAATATCTATCTCCAAAACTTAGTTTACTACACTGGGATTACTTTCCGGCGACATGCTTGCCTTCTACGTTTGTTACAGAGTCCCTCGTGGAACTAAACATGCGTAACAGCAAGCTTAATAAGCTTTGGGAAGGAGTTCGA CATGTGCAGTTTCATTGTATGATGTCTTTATTTGTGTGGGCAGCCTCTTCAAAATCTCAAGTGGATGGATTTGAGTCATTCATCAGACTTGAAAGAGCTTCCTGA
- the LOC108817176 gene encoding disease resistance protein TAO1 isoform X1 produces MALLCPSSLPRNWIHDVFPSFHGADVRTTFLSHVLKEFKRRGIDTFIDNDIKRSKSIGPKLIEAIRGSRVAIVLLSRNYASSTWCLNELVEIAVCRREFGQTVMPIFYEVDPSDVKKQAGEFGKVFENTCNGKTEEDTMRWREALMEVATIAGEHSSNWCSEAEMIEKIAADISNVVNDSVPSNYFESLIGIGAHMERMRSLLSLECDEVRMVGIWGPAGIGKTTIARALYEKLCSNFTHTAFIESIKGGYTTHYLDNYAYMLQLQEQLLSKTLSDKDLKIGHVGVAQERLKKKKVLIVLDGVDRLVQLNAMADKPEWFGRGSRIIITTQDLKLLKAHGIDHIYKVDYPIDEEALQIFCKHAFGQNSPKDGFEELALEVTNLSGKLPLGLSIMGSYFRGMSKHEWINALPRLKSRLHDDIKSILRFSYDALCDEDKELFLYIACFFNLKSIQTLEDHLERTFLNWSHGLHILAERSLICREYGFIKMHNLLVQLGRDIVLSQSFHDPWKRQFLVDAREICQVLTYETGSESLVGMDLDLSEINKEFNISKITFKRMCNLQFLRFYRRFDDKGNCKLHSPENLKYLSPKLSLLHWDYFPATCLPSTFVTESLVELNMRNSKLNKLWEGVRPLQNLKWMDLSHSSDLKELPDLSTATKLLSLDLSYCTSLVELHSSVGNATNLLILNIEYCNNLVEIPSSVENIPNLKIFLAGCSSLVSLPSCIWNISSLRTFNLDNFSSLVQSPLMWNAKNFQRLDLSGCSSLKKLPPIIVKDSKFSQSAEFSSFTSIKNHNKFSQSEEFSSFIASIKNLHELILSNCSSLMELPASIENATSLHTLDLSGCSSLKTLPSSAWNVKNLQKLILSICSNLVELPASIENATNLMTLDLSGCSSLVEIPPYIRYVTSLRTLDLSGCSSLVKLPFVCYAPCLMMLNVTGC; encoded by the exons ATGGCTCTTCTTTGTCCTTCGTCTTTGCCTCGCAACTGGATACACGATGTCTTTCCAAGCTTCCACGGGGCAGATGTTCGCACAACTTTTCTTAGTCACGTTCTCAAGGAGTTCAAAAGAAGAGGAATCGACACGTTCATCGATAATGATATCAAGAGGAGTAAATCTATCGGTCCTAAACTCATAGAAGCTATCAGAGGGTCGAGAGTTGCGATAGTCTTGCTCTCTAGGAACTACGCTTCTTCCACATGGTGCCTGAACGAGTTGGTGGAGATTGCTGTGTGCAGAAGAGAGTTTGGTCAAACAGTAATGCCCATTTTCTATGAAGTCGATCCATCTGATGTGAAGAAGCAGGCTGGAGAGTTCGGGAAAGTCTTTGAAAATACTTGTAACGGTAAAACAGAGGAGGACACTATGAGATGGAGAGAAGCTTTGATGGAAGTGGCTACAATAGCTGGAGAGCATTCTAGCAACTG GTGTAGTGAAGCGGAGATGATTGAAAAAATTGCTGCTGACATCTCAAACGTGGTGAATGATTCTGTTCCATCGAACTATTTTGAATCCTTAATTGGGATTGGAGCTCACATGGAAAGGATGCGGTCGTTGTTAAGCCTAGAATGTGATGAAGTGAGAATGGTAGGGATCTGGGGTCCTGCGGGAATCGGGAAGACGACCATCGCCAGAGCTTTATATGAAAAGCTTTGTAGTAACTTCACACATACTGCTTTCATTGAGAGTATAAAAGGAGGTTATACTACACATTACCTCGACAACTATGCATACATGTTGCAGTTACAGGAACAACTTTTATCCAAGACACTCAGTGATAAGGACTTGAAGATAGGTCACGTGGGTGTTGCACAAGAAAggttgaaaaaaaagaaagtgctTATCGTTCTTGATGGTGTGGATCGGTTAGTCCAACTAAATGCAATGGCAGACAAACCTGAATGGTTCGGCCGTGGAAGTCGAATTATCATTACAACGCAAGATCTAAAGCTCTTGAAAGCACATGGGATCGATCATATTTACAAGGTGGATTATCCAATTGATGAAGAGGCGCTTCAAATCTTCTGCAAGCACGCTTTTGGTCAAAACTCCCCTAAAGATGGTTTTGAGGAGCTTGCGCTGGAAGTTACAAACCTTTCTGGGAAACTCCCATTGGGATTAAGTATAATGGGCTCCTACTTCCGGGGAATGTCCAAGCATGAGTGGATCAATGCATTACCAAGGTTAAAGAGTAGGCTTCATGACGATATCAAGAGTATTTTAAGGTTTAGTTATGACGCCTTATGCGATGAAGATAAAGAATTATTTCTCTACATAGCTTGCTTTTTCAATCTTAAAAGCATTCAGACACTAGAAGATCATCTGGAGAGGACATTCTTGAACTGGAGTCATGGGCTTCACATCTTAGCTGAGAGATCTCTAATATGTCGCGAGTATGGATTTATAAAGATGCATAATCTGCTAGTACAACTAGGTAGAGATATTGTTCTTAGCCAATCTTTTCATGACCCTTGGAAACGTCAGTTTTTGGTTGATGCTAGAGAGATTTGTCAAGTTCTCACTTATGAAACA GGTAGTGAAAGTCTTGTGGGCATGGATCTTGACTTATCTGAGATCAACAAAGAATTTAATATAAGCAAAATAACCTTCAAAAGAATGTGTAATCTCCAGTTTTTAAGATTCTACAGAAGATTTGATGATAAAGGTAACTGCAAATTACACTCACCAGAAAATCTGAAATATCTATCTCCAAAACTTAGTTTACTACACTGGGATTACTTTCCGGCGACATGCTTGCCTTCTACGTTTGTTACAGAGTCCCTCGTGGAACTAAACATGCGTAACAGCAAGCTTAATAAGCTTTGGGAAGGAGTTCGA CCTCTTCAAAATCTCAAGTGGATGGATTTGAGTCATTCATCAGACTTGAAAGAGCTTCCTGATCTCTCAACTGCCACTAAGCTTTTGAGTTTGGATCTCAGTTATTGCACAAGTTTAGTGGAACTACACTCCTCAGTTGGGAATGCAACTAATCTCTTGATATTGAATATCGAGTATTGCAATAATCTGGTGGAGATTCCCTCCTCTGTTGAGAATATTCCTAATCTCAAGATATTTTTGGCTGGGTGCTCAAGTTTGGTCAGTCTCCCTTCTTGTATATGGAACATCAGTAGTCTCAGGACTTTTAATCTCGACAATTTCTCTAGTTTGGTCCAGAGTCCCTTAATGTGGAATGCCAAGAATTTTCAGAGGTTAGATCTCAGTGGATGCTCAAGTCTGAAGAAGCTCCCTCCTATTATTGTAAAGGACAGTAAGTTCTCACAGTCGGCAGAATTCTCGTCCTTCACTAGCATCAAAAATCACAATAAGTTCTCACAGTCGGAAGAATTCTCGTCCTTTATTGCGAGCATCAAAAACCTTCATGAATTGATTCTTAGTAATTGCTCAAGTCTGATGGAGCTTCCTGCTTCTATTGAAAATGCCACTAGTCTACATACATTGGATCTTAGTGGATGCTCAAGTCTGAAGACGCTCCCCTCCTCTGCTTGGAATGTcaaaaatcttcaaaaattGATTCTTAGTATTTGCTCAAATCTGGTGGAACTTCCTGCTTCTATTGAGAATGCAACTAATCTAATGACACTGGATCTTAGTGGATGTTCAAGTCTGGTGGAGATTCCCCCTTATATTAGATATGTCACTAGTCTAAGGACATTGGATCTTAGTGGATGCTCAAGTTTGGTGAAGCTCCCCTTTGTTTGCTACGCCCCTTGCCTCATGATGTTGAATGTCACTGGATGCTAA
- the LOC108817176 gene encoding disease resistance protein TAO1 isoform X2 codes for MALLCPSSLPRNWIHDVFPSFHGADVRTTFLSHVLKEFKRRGIDTFIDNDIKRSKSIGPKLIEAIRGSRVAIVLLSRNYASSTWCLNELVEIAVCRREFGQTVMPIFYEVDPSDVKKQAGEFGKVFENTCNGKTEEDTMRWREALMEVATIAGEHSSNWCSEAEMIEKIAADISNVVNDSVPSNYFESLIGIGAHMERMRSLLSLECDEVRMVGIWGPAGIGKTTIARALYEKLCSNFTHTAFIESIKGGYTTHYLDNYAYMLQLQEQLLSKTLSDKDLKIGHVGVAQERLKKKKVLIVLDGVDRLVQLNAMADKPEWFGRGSRIIITTQDLKLLKAHGIDHIYKVDYPIDEEALQIFCKHAFGQNSPKDGFEELALEVTNLSGKLPLGLSIMGSYFRGMSKHEWINALPRLKSRLHDDIKSILRFSYDALCDEDKELFLYIACFFNLKSIQTLEDHLERTFLNWSHGLHILAERSLICREYGFIKMHNLLVQLGRDIVLSQSFHDPWKRQFLVDAREICQVLTYETGSESLVGMDLDLSEINKEFNISKITFKRMCNLQFLRFYRRFDDKESLVELNMRNSKLNKLWEGVRPLQNLKWMDLSHSSDLKELPDLSTATKLLSLDLSYCTSLVELHSSVGNATNLLILNIEYCNNLVEIPSSVENIPNLKIFLAGCSSLVSLPSCIWNISSLRTFNLDNFSSLVQSPLMWNAKNFQRLDLSGCSSLKKLPPIIVKDSKFSQSAEFSSFTSIKNHNKFSQSEEFSSFIASIKNLHELILSNCSSLMELPASIENATSLHTLDLSGCSSLKTLPSSAWNVKNLQKLILSICSNLVELPASIENATNLMTLDLSGCSSLVEIPPYIRYVTSLRTLDLSGCSSLVKLPFVCYAPCLMMLNVTGC; via the exons ATGGCTCTTCTTTGTCCTTCGTCTTTGCCTCGCAACTGGATACACGATGTCTTTCCAAGCTTCCACGGGGCAGATGTTCGCACAACTTTTCTTAGTCACGTTCTCAAGGAGTTCAAAAGAAGAGGAATCGACACGTTCATCGATAATGATATCAAGAGGAGTAAATCTATCGGTCCTAAACTCATAGAAGCTATCAGAGGGTCGAGAGTTGCGATAGTCTTGCTCTCTAGGAACTACGCTTCTTCCACATGGTGCCTGAACGAGTTGGTGGAGATTGCTGTGTGCAGAAGAGAGTTTGGTCAAACAGTAATGCCCATTTTCTATGAAGTCGATCCATCTGATGTGAAGAAGCAGGCTGGAGAGTTCGGGAAAGTCTTTGAAAATACTTGTAACGGTAAAACAGAGGAGGACACTATGAGATGGAGAGAAGCTTTGATGGAAGTGGCTACAATAGCTGGAGAGCATTCTAGCAACTG GTGTAGTGAAGCGGAGATGATTGAAAAAATTGCTGCTGACATCTCAAACGTGGTGAATGATTCTGTTCCATCGAACTATTTTGAATCCTTAATTGGGATTGGAGCTCACATGGAAAGGATGCGGTCGTTGTTAAGCCTAGAATGTGATGAAGTGAGAATGGTAGGGATCTGGGGTCCTGCGGGAATCGGGAAGACGACCATCGCCAGAGCTTTATATGAAAAGCTTTGTAGTAACTTCACACATACTGCTTTCATTGAGAGTATAAAAGGAGGTTATACTACACATTACCTCGACAACTATGCATACATGTTGCAGTTACAGGAACAACTTTTATCCAAGACACTCAGTGATAAGGACTTGAAGATAGGTCACGTGGGTGTTGCACAAGAAAggttgaaaaaaaagaaagtgctTATCGTTCTTGATGGTGTGGATCGGTTAGTCCAACTAAATGCAATGGCAGACAAACCTGAATGGTTCGGCCGTGGAAGTCGAATTATCATTACAACGCAAGATCTAAAGCTCTTGAAAGCACATGGGATCGATCATATTTACAAGGTGGATTATCCAATTGATGAAGAGGCGCTTCAAATCTTCTGCAAGCACGCTTTTGGTCAAAACTCCCCTAAAGATGGTTTTGAGGAGCTTGCGCTGGAAGTTACAAACCTTTCTGGGAAACTCCCATTGGGATTAAGTATAATGGGCTCCTACTTCCGGGGAATGTCCAAGCATGAGTGGATCAATGCATTACCAAGGTTAAAGAGTAGGCTTCATGACGATATCAAGAGTATTTTAAGGTTTAGTTATGACGCCTTATGCGATGAAGATAAAGAATTATTTCTCTACATAGCTTGCTTTTTCAATCTTAAAAGCATTCAGACACTAGAAGATCATCTGGAGAGGACATTCTTGAACTGGAGTCATGGGCTTCACATCTTAGCTGAGAGATCTCTAATATGTCGCGAGTATGGATTTATAAAGATGCATAATCTGCTAGTACAACTAGGTAGAGATATTGTTCTTAGCCAATCTTTTCATGACCCTTGGAAACGTCAGTTTTTGGTTGATGCTAGAGAGATTTGTCAAGTTCTCACTTATGAAACA GGTAGTGAAAGTCTTGTGGGCATGGATCTTGACTTATCTGAGATCAACAAAGAATTTAATATAAGCAAAATAACCTTCAAAAGAATGTGTAATCTCCAGTTTTTAAGATTCTACAGAAGATTTGATGATAAAG AGTCCCTCGTGGAACTAAACATGCGTAACAGCAAGCTTAATAAGCTTTGGGAAGGAGTTCGA CCTCTTCAAAATCTCAAGTGGATGGATTTGAGTCATTCATCAGACTTGAAAGAGCTTCCTGATCTCTCAACTGCCACTAAGCTTTTGAGTTTGGATCTCAGTTATTGCACAAGTTTAGTGGAACTACACTCCTCAGTTGGGAATGCAACTAATCTCTTGATATTGAATATCGAGTATTGCAATAATCTGGTGGAGATTCCCTCCTCTGTTGAGAATATTCCTAATCTCAAGATATTTTTGGCTGGGTGCTCAAGTTTGGTCAGTCTCCCTTCTTGTATATGGAACATCAGTAGTCTCAGGACTTTTAATCTCGACAATTTCTCTAGTTTGGTCCAGAGTCCCTTAATGTGGAATGCCAAGAATTTTCAGAGGTTAGATCTCAGTGGATGCTCAAGTCTGAAGAAGCTCCCTCCTATTATTGTAAAGGACAGTAAGTTCTCACAGTCGGCAGAATTCTCGTCCTTCACTAGCATCAAAAATCACAATAAGTTCTCACAGTCGGAAGAATTCTCGTCCTTTATTGCGAGCATCAAAAACCTTCATGAATTGATTCTTAGTAATTGCTCAAGTCTGATGGAGCTTCCTGCTTCTATTGAAAATGCCACTAGTCTACATACATTGGATCTTAGTGGATGCTCAAGTCTGAAGACGCTCCCCTCCTCTGCTTGGAATGTcaaaaatcttcaaaaattGATTCTTAGTATTTGCTCAAATCTGGTGGAACTTCCTGCTTCTATTGAGAATGCAACTAATCTAATGACACTGGATCTTAGTGGATGTTCAAGTCTGGTGGAGATTCCCCCTTATATTAGATATGTCACTAGTCTAAGGACATTGGATCTTAGTGGATGCTCAAGTTTGGTGAAGCTCCCCTTTGTTTGCTACGCCCCTTGCCTCATGATGTTGAATGTCACTGGATGCTAA
- the LOC108817176 gene encoding disease resistance protein TAO1 isoform X4: protein MALLCPSSLPRNWIHDVFPSFHGADVRTTFLSHVLKEFKRRGIDTFIDNDIKRSKSIGPKLIEAIRGSRVAIVLLSRNYASSTWCLNELVEIAVCRREFGQTVMPIFYEVDPSDVKKQAGEFGKVFENTCNGKTEEDTMRWREALMEVATIAGEHSSNWCSEAEMIEKIAADISNVVNDSVPSNYFESLIGIGAHMERMRSLLSLECDEVRMVGIWGPAGIGKTTIARALYEKLCSNFTHTAFIESIKGGYTTHYLDNYAYMLQLQEQLLSKTLSDKDLKIGHVGVAQERLKKKKVLIVLDGVDRLVQLNAMADKPEWFGRGSRIIITTQDLKLLKAHGIDHIYKVDYPIDEEALQIFCKHAFGQNSPKDGFEELALEVTNLSGKLPLGLSIMGSYFRGMSKHEWINALPRLKSRLHDDIKSILRFSYDALCDEDKELFLYIACFFNLKSIQTLEDHLERTFLNWSHGLHILAERSLICREYGFIKMHNLLVQLGRDIVLSQSFHDPWKRQFLVDAREICQVLTYETGSESLVGMDLDLSEINKEFNISKITFKRMCNLQFLRFYRRFDDKESLVELNMRNSKLNKLWEGVRHVQFHCMMSLFVWAASSKSQVDGFESFIRLERAS from the exons ATGGCTCTTCTTTGTCCTTCGTCTTTGCCTCGCAACTGGATACACGATGTCTTTCCAAGCTTCCACGGGGCAGATGTTCGCACAACTTTTCTTAGTCACGTTCTCAAGGAGTTCAAAAGAAGAGGAATCGACACGTTCATCGATAATGATATCAAGAGGAGTAAATCTATCGGTCCTAAACTCATAGAAGCTATCAGAGGGTCGAGAGTTGCGATAGTCTTGCTCTCTAGGAACTACGCTTCTTCCACATGGTGCCTGAACGAGTTGGTGGAGATTGCTGTGTGCAGAAGAGAGTTTGGTCAAACAGTAATGCCCATTTTCTATGAAGTCGATCCATCTGATGTGAAGAAGCAGGCTGGAGAGTTCGGGAAAGTCTTTGAAAATACTTGTAACGGTAAAACAGAGGAGGACACTATGAGATGGAGAGAAGCTTTGATGGAAGTGGCTACAATAGCTGGAGAGCATTCTAGCAACTG GTGTAGTGAAGCGGAGATGATTGAAAAAATTGCTGCTGACATCTCAAACGTGGTGAATGATTCTGTTCCATCGAACTATTTTGAATCCTTAATTGGGATTGGAGCTCACATGGAAAGGATGCGGTCGTTGTTAAGCCTAGAATGTGATGAAGTGAGAATGGTAGGGATCTGGGGTCCTGCGGGAATCGGGAAGACGACCATCGCCAGAGCTTTATATGAAAAGCTTTGTAGTAACTTCACACATACTGCTTTCATTGAGAGTATAAAAGGAGGTTATACTACACATTACCTCGACAACTATGCATACATGTTGCAGTTACAGGAACAACTTTTATCCAAGACACTCAGTGATAAGGACTTGAAGATAGGTCACGTGGGTGTTGCACAAGAAAggttgaaaaaaaagaaagtgctTATCGTTCTTGATGGTGTGGATCGGTTAGTCCAACTAAATGCAATGGCAGACAAACCTGAATGGTTCGGCCGTGGAAGTCGAATTATCATTACAACGCAAGATCTAAAGCTCTTGAAAGCACATGGGATCGATCATATTTACAAGGTGGATTATCCAATTGATGAAGAGGCGCTTCAAATCTTCTGCAAGCACGCTTTTGGTCAAAACTCCCCTAAAGATGGTTTTGAGGAGCTTGCGCTGGAAGTTACAAACCTTTCTGGGAAACTCCCATTGGGATTAAGTATAATGGGCTCCTACTTCCGGGGAATGTCCAAGCATGAGTGGATCAATGCATTACCAAGGTTAAAGAGTAGGCTTCATGACGATATCAAGAGTATTTTAAGGTTTAGTTATGACGCCTTATGCGATGAAGATAAAGAATTATTTCTCTACATAGCTTGCTTTTTCAATCTTAAAAGCATTCAGACACTAGAAGATCATCTGGAGAGGACATTCTTGAACTGGAGTCATGGGCTTCACATCTTAGCTGAGAGATCTCTAATATGTCGCGAGTATGGATTTATAAAGATGCATAATCTGCTAGTACAACTAGGTAGAGATATTGTTCTTAGCCAATCTTTTCATGACCCTTGGAAACGTCAGTTTTTGGTTGATGCTAGAGAGATTTGTCAAGTTCTCACTTATGAAACA GGTAGTGAAAGTCTTGTGGGCATGGATCTTGACTTATCTGAGATCAACAAAGAATTTAATATAAGCAAAATAACCTTCAAAAGAATGTGTAATCTCCAGTTTTTAAGATTCTACAGAAGATTTGATGATAAAG AGTCCCTCGTGGAACTAAACATGCGTAACAGCAAGCTTAATAAGCTTTGGGAAGGAGTTCGA CATGTGCAGTTTCATTGTATGATGTCTTTATTTGTGTGGGCAGCCTCTTCAAAATCTCAAGTGGATGGATTTGAGTCATTCATCAGACTTGAAAGAGCTTCCTGA